The window AGTCCACGTCCACCCGCACGCCGATCAGACTCAGGAGGATGGTGAACTGAATCAGGCCCTCTGTGAAGTACTTTTTCAGGTAAAGCATTtctttgcaaaaagaaaaaaaaggggaaagtaaaaaaaaaaaaaaaaaggaaaaaaaagggcctTTAAATGACTAGTACAAAAAGACTAAAAAGGGCGTCCAAATGAACCAGGGAGAGTTTTCAGGGAGGCTTTCCACCGGTGAAAATCCACTTTTCATATGATTGTCATCCTCCTGGCGAGAGAAACATGCGTGATTGTTGCACGGCAGCAGACATGTCATTACATTTGCACATTTGAGGGCAAAGCAGTACATCTCACTCATCCCTCGCCACGTCGCagacaactcccaataacgtcGCCGTCATTCTTTCCTATGCAACTAAAGCCCGAAGCGCCTTGAGCATCATTCACCCCACCCTTGACGGGACGACAACTTCTTGCCTTGCAGGCTGAAGGTGAAAGCTGGCCGAGATGCAGACGCggtccctccctccatccctccctccctccctccctccttcctctctctctcccttgcTAGGCGCTTAGCCGCCTCCTATTTTTATCCCCAGTAACGTATCCAGTGTCACCATGTAAACAACACGCTCAGAGTCATCGAGCCGTGTAAGCATTTGTTTCCCTTCGATTTTTGTGCCcctcctccccaaaaaaagaaaagtgataGGCGCCTTCGCCGGATTCGACGTTTTAGCATCAAACAATCTCCCTAGCAACAAGTGGTGATTGACGTGGGCTGACAACCACTCGCGAGAGAGCAAACCCGGAAAAGACACGCCAGTGCAGGCGCGAGTGGCCAATCAGAAACGAGGCGTAGGCGGGACTAATGAATGTCTCAACTTCTATTGGAACTCGCAGCTGTCACGCGACAGTTAGCCTGGTCGGGCTACTGTTTGCTGTCAAAATCCCAAATTGGCCCCAAACTACTTAACCGAATAAGTTATCAAACGACAGCAAGGTGCATATTATCCATTCATAAATGTAATATCGACATGTACAAAGGCATCAGCTGACATGATGTCGTTCCCCTGCCATCACTTGACCGGTTTACGCAATTGAAAACATTAGAGAAAGAGTGCTTTCTTACTCACGTCAAGAATAATTGAGTGTATATGTTACGCCTCCATGCCAAAAAGTCCACGAAAGTGCAGCCCAGGCCGGTGTAAAGTTCCGTCCTGCCGTGGTCCCATTGAGCTCAGCCCACCCAGCCTTTCCTCTTTGGATGGCCCAGCATGACTTGCAGAATTGCGAGCCGCTCGGGCTAGCTTTAGCTTAGCCAAGGAGCTTGACACCAAAACACGCTTTCGCAAGGCGCCTGCGCAGAACATTCTAGTCGCCAGCTTTCATCAGACGCCTAAAATCCCCCTCCACGGATTTATAAATATCGTCAGGCCATACACGTCACAAGGCACAATGTCCTTTTTATagcaccactttttttttacttccagtcttttttttcatgtggctTTCCCTTTTTATACTGTTCATGTGAATGATGCAAAATATTGATttgatttcatcatttcattaGACTATTATGatagaattttgttttttcttcattttgactcatttattttgaatcaCATGCAAGTGCAAACCCCGTTTCAGATTTGACAGAACACAGTGGACaatatagctgaaatgaaataaaactttaTTATTTTCAGAGTGAATTGTCTATACGATGACGCCCATCAGGTTGACTGGCCGGTTGTTGTAGCGCTTGGAAATGTCCCCTTCGATCTGACAAAATTAAATGCCACAATACACGTTTCTGTAGAAATAGTGCATGAATATTGCAGTTTACCCATTTTTTCAGCTCCTGTGTGCTTTTTGCCAGCAGGTCGATCTGGGGTTCCAGTCTAGACTGCTCCTCCAGGGCTTCTCGTCTTTTCTGCACCATGCTGACGGCCTTTGCTTCCAGAATATCGGCCTGCTTCATTTTCTGCCTCAACACTTCTGTCACCCGCTCCACGTACCTGTTAGCCAAAATGTACGGTTAGCATTAGTTTGCTGCTCCTATTTTGGATatcgttttttaaaagtcaatgtttttCAGGGCGTACCGCGGTGAGGCGAGGATCATGAAAAGATGCTGCATCCGAAGCGATGTGAGTCGGCCCAGCAGATCCTGAACCTCCGACAGCATCTCTCGGACACGCTCGCTGCTCTGAATTTGGATGATGTGTGGCGCCGACTGGAATTGACTAATGGCAACCACgtcgctttcttggcccatttCGGCCAGGCGCTGGCTGAGGAATGTCTCCAGCTGAGGTTAGTGAAGCACATACAAgaacacatattttttttaaaaaaaaaaacaatatttttcttaacGATAACAAAAATATTGCATCGTTACCTCCATGAGTTCATCAATGAACTGTCCACGCGATTGAGGGTTCTCCAGCAAGTTTAGGGCGTCGTCGCCTCTCGCCACGCCTTCAGCACCTGCAATGATGCACCTCTTTAAAGAGAGAAATATTTGGAAGCAGTCCGATGGCTATGAGTGGAAGCTCACTCACAGTCGGTGCTTGCTGGCACGACCTGAATGTCGACTGGAGGCGAGTCGCCGTCTCCCCAGTCAATCGTAACGCCACCATCCTGTCAGTATCAATATAGCCTTTGAAGTAAATAAATGATTGTTAAAATTGTAGTGAATCGCACCTCTGAGTTGGGTTCCACACTGATGCCCCAGTCAACCCCGTCCTCCACCGTGATTTCGGAGTTGGACTCCTGGGTGCCTAAGTCTCCCCAGTCAATctgaatacagaaaaaaaacatgggcagTAATACCCTCACGTACCACCGGAGGGCGCGTTTTCATCATTGACATCAATTGTACCACACTTGACTGAACTTGattatttacattattattactttttagtAATCATCTAGGTCATATTACATGcataatattggttttattTACCATGTATCTcaccattatttgcaaaaaaacaacaacataaaaatgtgCACAAAATACTTTTAGCTATTGGCTTTAAAAAACAGTGATGTCTCATACCATTTCTTCTACTGGCGCTTCCTCGGGCGTCTCCTCCACAGATGGCCTATCCACCGCCGTGGGTGCCTTCCCAGTCCGCCACTCGTAGAAGGTGGCGTTCCCCCTCTTCTGCGCGAAAGTCAACATGGGAAGAGCCGGTTCTGACCTGCAACCAAATACTCCTTAGCACACAGagaacaagtattttttttatttacgtCCGCTTGTATACTCACCACTCGCATacaaagttagtgaaagccgtGTAGAGTTGGATTTTCTCTTCTAGCTTGGCGGCATCCGCGCCCACTTTGTCCAAAACGTCGGGGAGATCTTTGACCAGACCCTGAAGCTCACGAGGAACGTTGTCGCCCTGGACGAGACACATCACGTAAGGAAAGCAAATTCTATAGCGCCAGTCAAACTTACCTTGATGCCGTATTGTTTGCAGGCGGCGTAATAGTGCTCCCGCAATTTGGCGGCCGAACTCTGGGAATCTGCCTCCCTCCGTCTCATCTCCTGTTGCAGCTGCTTGGCTTTGGCCACCTGCTTTCTCAGCGCCGGACCCTCGTAGCTAACAGTGCGACTCAACAGGCTTCCCAACTCGGctgtcatagaaaaaaaacagaaaatagccACTCCATCTTTAACCAGAAATTAAAAAGGTacgaaaaataaatcatttgcaCCCACCCAAATAGACGTTATCGGCCTGGTACAGATTCATAATCTCATTCCAGTCCTGCAAGCACACATTTAAATCATCACAAAACTTTATAAGTGACTTtacaagggaaaaaaacaataggaGTAGTTTTTTGCATATTCTTACCTTCATCCTCTGTGAGGAATATGTGCCAAAAATGTTCTTGGTGGACTCTTCGGTCCCCTTTAGGAGCTCCACAATTCTCAAGCAGTGGAAGTAATGAATGTCTGCATGTAACACAAATTTCAAAAATCCGTGGGCGCATTCCGACCTCAAACGCAACACAGGTTAAACACACTGTCGCAAACAAGAAACTAATTTCAAGTATGTCGGTTTTGTATGGACACCTACAGGAGCCTGAGATGAGCTGCTTGATCTCCTCGTTCTCTGGCATATCTTGCATGGCGACGTTGATCTTCTCTCGGATCCCCTGAACAGCATTCTGCCATTTTAGCTTGCAGTGACGCCGATCTGTCAGCCAATCTACGCACATGGTAGGAAACAATTATTTATTCCaattaaaacatgttcatttAAAGACGCCAGTTGAACGACTCAAGATTTTGCAATTAAGACGCATATTAAGCATTTATTCAGGACTAAACCCAAACTTTGGTTTACGTTTTTGTCCGGCAAGAATTCACACTTCTCTACTTTCCTATGATACGTGAAAGCAACACCACACCGGAGAATAATTGCGTTTTTACTCGGATTGGACAGAACTAAAAGTTAAACCGTTTGAGTTTCGACGTAAACAACATATTAATGACTCACTTACCTAAAAGTTTGCTGGTCTGAATGTCGATTGGGACGTTCTGAATGTTCTGCTAAAGTgagacattaaaaatatttaggcACTCATAGTTGGAAACGTTATGCAGCAAGACAGTAGAGATACATGGCTCTCACTGGGCTTAAAATATGTTAGCTAAATGGAATTAAATAATGTAGTTAACACGTCATACCTCCATTACTACTTCTCCTTCTGTTAAACgctgttattgtttttattccatGTTTATTTGGACGGTTTATGTGGAGAAGGAATCGTTATCCATTTGTGACACGTTACGAGAGGGTGGGCGAATAGAAAGAGGGAATGCTTCGTTGCCAAAGCAACGCACTAATCAGAGCTTGTTTTGCTCATAGTAGTTTATGATTGGTCGTTGCTCTACTTCCGTGCTGCGTGATGTCATTTATTCAAAAAcctttatttataaaaacaaaacacaaataaaaacacgcAATAGTACAGATGCCAAATGTATAACAATTTCATTTACTGATACAATGGcacataaaagaaaatattataataaagtCTTTTATTCATCTGTGaaatctaaaagaaaaaatacatttctgatATCTTTTAAAAACTAATCCCACAATAATTGTTAGTGTTTCAAGCCATCCCTATCACCAGTCATTTTAAAGTCCAGCTAAATTTGCAAATCAAGCATGGCACGACCAAACACAAATGTATGCAAAAATCTCATACAATCTCCCCTTTCATGCAATGTTGTGCATGTGGTGCATCCCAAACTAAACAATTATTCAGAGTCCAAATTCCACTTCAGTGCtgataaagaaaataatgtgtTGTTTTGCTGCTTGCTTCTCAGGAATTTCCACATCGTAGACTTAAGGAAGGTCCCATTGAGTCACTGTTGCATACGCCTGCATCCAGCTGGGCGGGATCAaggtgtgcatgtgtgtcagGTGGCTGCAAGGTAAGAGAACAGACCGGAGAGATGCTGCACACCTGACAGGAACGCCACAAAAAAGCGGGGAAAAACACTTTAAACATGGCAGCACTTGATCAATTCTGACCACCAATCAAAAAGGTAAGacctctctctatctttttgtctatttctctctagtagttgttgttgtcacccaaataacaaaataaactaACTTTACCATGAAATGAAAGTCGCAAAAAGAGACATAGCAGTTTTCTGGTTagttatttgcaaaaaaaaagttttggcgtgttcttttttttcctttctgctGTGATGTGTTGAGGCATGACGGCACACACATAGTAACTTATTAAATGTTAATAGTGGGAGGGGCTAACGtgagtcaacaaaaaaaaccctagtGTCAAAGGTCCACCGCACCAAGAGGAAATATCGACATTgttcaagccattttttttgagaAGTTGCTCCACTTGCCGGTGATAGACGCCCAATGTAACGATAGTAGATCAACCCCTGTAATTATGCAttaaaaatagtataaataCTCTTGAATCATCATCGTAGACGTCGTGCTAAATgcacaaaaagaaatgaaacatttacGACTTCGGAGTCAACACGGCAGATCAAACACGACACGGATCCTTTGTGGCGACAGGTGTGCGCACCCCGATAAGACCGCCCGCCCGCCATACCTGCTTTCTATTTGGCTTGCTGCTATTTGGCTAGCTGCCATTCTGCACAAAACAATGAGATGACATGATACCCATTCACAAATCAATACAATAGTACAATTAATGAACAGAAAATAACAGCTCTTCATCTGTCTGCTGtcaatttgaatggatttaTCAGTCTATCGCTGCTAATCGGACCAAAAAATGATCCGAATTATCCAATAGGGTGGTGTGTAGTCCTAAAAGAAGACTAGAAGTGAATTGTTATACAACAAGTGGAGTTGAATGTGTTTTGGTGACATCATCACAACTTTGAGGACACAAGATAGCCATTTGATTAATTATTGAATCATCCATCAGATGAGAACTAAGTGTCAGGTGGCCTTTTTTAGCAAGTTCACATACTGTACACGGCAATAACAAATGtccattacaatttttttgactGTCTTTCATATATAGAAACGTACTATActcactttgtgttttttgtgtgcttaTTTAATACTACAGAAATGACTACTAGTTGTTccagaaaagaaacaaactcCACAGATTTGCCATCTTTTCTTCCCACCACCATCATGTCCGACCCCAACTGGTGGAAGCTGACCTTCTCCCGCAAAAAATCCGAATCCAAGGTCCTGTACGAGATCCCGGCGGAGtacggcaacaacaacaaagaagcCCCCGGGGTGGGCGGGGCCTCTCCGGAGGGGGCCGCCGACTTTAGCGCCAGGCTGGAGAAGATCGTGGACAAGTCGGCCAACAAGGGTCGTCACGTCAATGTGTCCCACTCTGGACGCttcaaggagaagaagaaggttCGAGCCACGTTGGCTGAGAACCCGGATATGTTCGCTGAGCAGAACTTGGCCAAGAAGAAGAGCGACAAGTAGCGGTAGGGCGCCGGATTCtactcaaaaatattttctgaaatCCTGCAGAAATTTAACCATCTCCGCCTTAACTCGCATATTTTACAATTCTTGTACATATCAAACCAAACTATGGATTAtcttttttatacattaaaaaaaaaaagaaaaagcctagTCACTAAACATTAAGTTTAATGAAGTTTTTGGGAATTCTTTTGTAATTCATTGGTCATTCacaattttcctttttcttcccaGTGATTGGTTGGCGACCTGTACATCATGCCAGCATCACCTGTCGCCGCccccgttgccatggagaccgtAAGCATACACCTGTCACTTGAtccatcatcctcatcctccaAGTGGATTTTTACACttcaaaaaacattcttttaatgaaaatgaagacaaaaatgaagcaaaaatgaACTTTTCCAACATAATTGAaggatcttttattttgaaaactaaCAACGTCAACAGCACTTAACAGTTactcctctttttttaatgtaaccaTATTTCTATCAGAAAATAACAATGTACTCCATTTTAATACTGCTGTAATGTCACTTTGTTTTATCCAAACATCTTGACTGcatgaaaatatattatttggaTTGTACAGCTGTGAGGAAATTACACACTTTCAATTTTCAACATTCAACagctagaaaaacaaaacaaagtataaTACTGGAAAATTCTTATAATGCATTGCAATGTGACTTTAATATGATTTCATATGCAGGTTATTAGATCCAATCAGTGCTAATTGCTAGCGCCAATATGGCTTTAAAATGAACCCATAGGTAATAATTGATGCCATCTAAACACGTTAttaccatacacacacatacaaaaataaaatcataattccAATTGTACTGTAGCTGCTGCAACAAATCATAtttgaagctaaaaaaaaaaaaacacaacggACACATAAAATAGCTTCCTGCAAAAATAACTCTTTCtaagtcataaaaatgtaaacaagttttttttaagtaaaaaaagtgGTTCTTTTAAATCATTCACATTCAACAACAAGGAACAGATTTGTcaaaagaaaaattgaattgaTGAAGTTTTGCTAACTGACAGTGCctaaaaattaatgtttttaaaaatctttttcttccaaaaaaagattaatttcaCCCAAATAGCCCGCCCACCCACTCAATCCCTTTTTTAAGCTAATTTCCCTTTCATAGTAGTTACCAGCACTGTTCACAAAGAataaccaatataaaaatatgttttaaaacagCTTATTTTCACAAGgaatccctttttttctcttttatttttaaacaaaaacactcacTGTCACATTACCAGTAATTCCTGGACTATAGATCTGAGAGTCCCTCCCCGTGCTCGCTCAGCTCCATGGTAGCGTAGTCCAGAGGACGCCTGAGAGAacaatcaaatcatttttgacaTTATAAACGTCCGTTCCATCCCTTTCCTCACCTCCTTTTGTACAAATACGTGAATAGAGCCGCTCCGAGTGCGAGAAACAGAAGTGCGCAGATGACCACGCCGATCTGTAAACCCAGACTGGACCCTGAAATGAaatcaagtgaaaaaaaacatactaaaacTCAATTCATACTACACATTGGAAGCATTCAAAAACAGACCTGTGCCGGTGGGCCGGTCGGCGGTGAGTGCAGAGCAAATATCGGTCTGCGAGGGGTCGACGGTGGACGTCTGGACCATGAGGGTCTTCTGGTGGTCCGAGAAGGCCCAAATGTGTCCCCATACTCGCAACCAGCCAGACACACATGAGAAATTGGTGCCTTGGAGATGACATAAAAAGCATGTTAAATTGCAAAACGCAAATGATAAAATTATTACATTAATTCGAGTtaattttccctatttttttgataaattgtTTCAATAGAGTGGCGTTGTAAAGGCTTCTTTTAAAAGTGATTTATTTTGAGTTTTTAATTCGGGGGATGCACTGCCCTCCGGTGGCAACAGTGAGTATGACATCACTCTCGTCTACACGGCCTTTTTGGAAACCTCCCGAAGGAGAGCAGCAGCAAGGCTACCGGCAATGGTAAATATGatacaaaaaaacgtataaaacatCTATTAACTACTGAAAACTGATGTCTAACGTGTTGATTACTTGTTAGGAAGAAGAATTGTGCGTTTATAATGACGTGAAGAACTTTGGTCGTCGAGTGAATGTCGAAAATTGAGCGCGAGAAGCAAGGCAAACTTTTCCGGTAGGCAAACTTTTCCAGGTAGGTAATGCTTTGATGTTAAATTGGGGTTATAATACGTTATTTTGCTAAGCAATGTCTTGTTCAGTATTCGCACAAATTAATTACGGTTATACGAGTGTTGGGACTACTCTGTTATAATATACTTGTTTAAATATCATGTTAATTAGTTAGTAGCGAGCGCTTAGCGCTCGCCGCTAATTGCTATGCTAACACCTGCTAAATGTCCGGCGAGTTTCGGTAATAGCCTTATTTTTAACGTCCTGTATTTTCATACATTCAATTCACTTACTTCTGAAGAGACAAGCAATTTTGACACGTGTCCGTGAGCAATATAGTGTGTAAATATTTAagtgtttcattcattcattgtgaaAATAGGTTTAGTTGGGTTTATACAATGGACATTATTTGGGGCGACAAAATGAGGGCCACGGTTTTGTCTACCTGCATTTCTGTAGTTTGAAAATGTactcgtgtgtgtgtatatgtgttatTATCCTCTTTCTGTTTCTGAAACATGATTATATGTTGTATTGCCCTTCAATGTTCTTTTGAAAGTGTACAATTGTGGTCAAAATGAATGCTATTGTCATTATTAGCAGTCTTCTGTTTTTAATTCTCCTAAAATGATTCTACAACTCATGAAATGTTTGTCTGAAACTAAAGAATTGATTCGCCAATTACTTAAATAATTGCTAGCTGTAGCTTAATGTATAGAAATAGTTTTTTGACTAATAGTTTCACCTTGTAAGGAGAACTCTGAGATTCCGCATAGGCATTTCTTCTCAAGATAGTCGGCCACTTCTGTAAATCTTCGGGCAGGAACGAGACCATTGcagtctacaaaaaaaaaggccaaacaaACCAAATAGTTTCTTTAAAATCAATTCGGACTATTCAAAACGCCTGACTAATTTGGCAACGTCTTAGCTGCGTCGTCATCTAAAACGATTTTACGGGTTCATTCACCTTCCGAACTGTTTGACCAACCGTTGGACGCCGGATGGACACAAAAGTCGATTTCACTGGAGAAGTCCGAGCTGGGGCAAATATTTTTAAGGCGAGGTGTCGGAGAAGACGTGGACCAGGAATAAGGGTTCCTCACGGCGCAGCATTCGCATCGGCTAAGAGACGCCACGCCATTTTTGACTGACCTggtgatgatgaagaagaaaaaaacaacccaaaaactaAAACCCTCAAGAACAGTCATTCCTTATTTGTATAACAAGGAGCTGCATTTCTAGAAAACAATCTAA is drawn from Stigmatopora nigra isolate UIUO_SnigA chromosome 18, RoL_Snig_1.1, whole genome shotgun sequence and contains these coding sequences:
- the cdk5rap3 gene encoding CDK5 regulatory subunit-associated protein 3, translated to MEQNIQNVPIDIQTSKLLDWLTDRRHCKLKWQNAVQGIREKINVAMQDMPENEEIKQLISGSYIHYFHCLRIVELLKGTEESTKNIFGTYSSQRMKDWNEIMNLYQADNVYLAELGSLLSRTVSYEGPALRKQVAKAKQLQQEMRRREADSQSSAAKLREHYYAACKQYGIKGDNVPRELQGLVKDLPDVLDKVGADAAKLEEKIQLYTAFTNFVCEWSEPALPMLTFAQKRGNATFYEWRTGKAPTAVDRPSVEETPEEAPVEEMIDWGDLGTQESNSEITVEDGVDWGISVEPNSEDGGVTIDWGDGDSPPVDIQVVPASTDCAEGVARGDDALNLLENPQSRGQFIDELMELETFLSQRLAEMGQESDVVAISQFQSAPHIIQIQSSERVREMLSEVQDLLGRLTSLRMQHLFMILASPRYVERVTEVLRQKMKQADILEAKAVSMVQKRREALEEQSRLEPQIDLLAKSTQELKKWIEGDISKRYNNRPVNLMGVIV
- the LOC144211273 gene encoding proline-rich protein 15-like protein A, coding for MTTSCSRKETNSTDLPSFLPTTIMSDPNWWKLTFSRKKSESKVLYEIPAEYGNNNKEAPGVGGASPEGAADFSARLEKIVDKSANKGRHVNVSHSGRFKEKKKVRATLAENPDMFAEQNLAKKKSDK